The Coffea arabica cultivar ET-39 chromosome 1e, Coffea Arabica ET-39 HiFi, whole genome shotgun sequence genome has a window encoding:
- the LOC113697689 gene encoding transcription initiation factor TFIID subunit 7-like encodes MEEQFILRLPPSVAERIDRLLTENASSSSDDKSLDLTFSEDGRSGTFSIGNDHFPAFLLDLPGIVESYKTYDDSVLIKSADIGQMIMVKEEGDSVPDEVEYRHGLTPPMRDARRRRFRREPDLNPELVRRAEKDLQNIMAGGTAENIDVEAVEHEEDGEENARNASKKVEPKPPEKPDVPEAGTAGGEPDRSDSDESDYSI; translated from the exons ATGGAAGAGCAATTTATACTTCGGCTTCCACCTTCGGTAGCTGAACGGATAGACCGGCTTTTAACCGAAAACGCATCTTCGTCTTCTGATGACAAGTCATTGGATTTAACCTTTTCCG AGGATGGGAGAAGTGGCACATTTTCAATAGGAAACGATCACTTCCCTGCATTTCTTTTGGATTTACCTGGCATTGTGGAGTCATACAAAACCTATGATGATAGCGTGCTGATTAAAAGTGCAGACATTGGTCAA ATGATTATGGTGAAGGAGGAAGGTGACAGTGTTCCAGATGAGGTGGAGTACAGACATGGCCTTACCCCTCCGATGAGGGATGCTCGAAGGCGAAGGTTCCGCAGAGAACCAGATCTAAAT CCTGAGCTGGTCCGGCGTGCTGAGAAAGATTTGCAGAATATTATGGCTGGTGGAACAGCGGAGAATATTGAT GTTGAGGCCGTTGAGCATGAGGAAGATGGCGAGGAAAATGCTCGTAATGCAAGTAAGAAGGTGGAACCTAAGCCTCCAGAGAAGCCTGACGTACCTGAGGCTGGGACAGCTGGTGGAGAGCCAGACAGAAGCGATTCTGATGAGTCTGATTATTCAATATGA